A stretch of DNA from Mesotoga infera:
ACTGCACCGGTGCGAGACGATTATGGAAGTTGTCTGTTTTCCCCCACACTTTCGAGGGTGTGGGGGTTTCTCTTTTCAAGCCGATCATATTCAAGCAAGTAATGAATTGGTCGTGGCGGCAAGGCAAGATTTTATTCGCGTCAGAAGGTCTTAACTGGAGGACTTCTGAGAAAACGTACACTGTAATTTGTGGAACCAAGAAAACACCGAGAGTGAATGGTGGGAGGACCCTGTTCTTCTGGTTGAGTAATATAATGTGTCTTCGTTACTGAATTCAGTAAGATGTATTGCCTACAGAGACATTAAGGGTATTCTTGGTAATCGGAAGTCTCTGTTAATGTAATCAAGTTTGCTAGGAGAAAGAGGTGTTGGAGGCCGTCTTGACTTGTGACCAGATGACGTGACAAATAAGCGTCAGACCTTGCACTTGGTGAAATGACAATGTCTTTATTGGATTGAGTTTGAGATACTCTGAAGGTACAATGCCATCATCTCGTCATCATCCAGGTCTTTGGCTCCGATCCGAATGACTTCGTAGCCGCTGGCTTTGAGTATTAGTTCTTGCCTTCTGTCAAGGTCTATTTTCTCTTGCCCTTTGCCCTTATGATAAGTGTATCCATCGATATAGATAAGGAGTTTTATATCAGGATATGCAAAATCAGCGATGGTCGTCATATTAGAGATGGTTACCTGGTATTGAAGATGAGGATCTGGAAGTCCGAACTCCCTAACAATGTTAAGAAACTTCGCCTCGGCCGGCGACTCCAGGTTCCCATCAGAAGTCTTTTCTCGCCTGGTGCCTGGTATTTTCACCACTGTAGTAGCCCCTGCAGTTTGTATGAAGTCAAGTACTTCGATTGCTTTCTTCCTATTGAGAACTGAATGGTAGGGTTGATTCCAGAAGCTCAGCAGGCATCTGTAACAGGCAGTCTTGCAATCGCAGGAATCAAGAAGTGTCCTTGCGGTCTTCATTACACTTTCTCTGTACTGGAACAACACCTCAATGTATCCCGAGCCACCCGGTACTGTTTCGAAGAAAGTAACGTGGTAGTTCTCTTCACGCCCGTTTATGAAGCTATCAATCTCACTGGTGCTAATATCCAGGTCAATAGATGCCCCCACCTTCATCGATTCCATATAGTTGGCTGCCTCTTCGAAGCTCTTGAAAGGGCCCACAACCATTACATCAGACACGAATTCTGCGTGAATGCCTCTCCTATACTCGTTAAGTCTTTCTCCTTGAATATGTTTGTTATGGATGGTTTCCAAATGTCTCAAGAAGTGATCTTTCCCATTAGGAGTGTTCTCTTCTATCACTCCACATTCGGGACAAATATAGAAACCATAGCCATAGTTAGGTAT
This window harbors:
- a CDS encoding DUF1998 domain-containing protein, translated to INAFFNGIDLFADNAAETLKNLFGFSRPLEELIYRHYELLREELERFFKYWPPEALKTLRESVEGELEDFLINGSPEQLDKIFIHIRDDLIFLINERAELFRRGSTSRELSSITKHLNAFMHPQGGENSVSDFYTISVLIKYGFFPGYSLAKGHVTARCLDNEGFVEIDRNYNIALREFAPLSRLYAVGKKYRPTRYNFYNADTKAGFRQRFIIIEDYIMPEKPDEPSFDNPAQLKLDSIHLTDPKLTLEGRPGDSENRRVIMGYDIRGIVKENHLGGFTAKSDGMITSFRRKDVVVLINVGSKRDIPNYGYGFYICPECGVIEENTPNGKDHFLRHLETIHNKHIQGERLNEYRRGIHAEFVSDVMVVGPFKSFEEAANYMESMKVGASIDLDISTSEIDSFINGREENYHVTFFETVPGGSGYIEVLFQYRESVMKTARTLLDSCDCKTACYRCLLSFWNQPYHSVLNRKKAIEVLDFIQTAGATTVVKIPGTRREKTSDGNLESPAEAKFLNIVREFGLPDPHLQYQVTISNMTTIADFAYPDIKLLIYIDGYTYHKGKGQEKIDLDRRQELILKASGYEVIRIGAKDLDDDEMMALYLQSISNSIQ